In Candidatus Electrothrix scaldis, the genomic window GTTGGGGATGCCGACTGGCTGTTGTGTGAAGACGGGAAAGAAAGGAGGCGGATGCTGTTTGTGCAACAATTCTAATTCCGGGATCAATGGAGTCCGACCCCATTGATTCTACGACCCCATTGATTCTATGCCGGTTTATCCCGGCGCTTTCAATCTGTCCCCTTTTTCCGCATTGATACACTGATAAAAAAACCGGGTCACGCACTACGCACGTACCCGGTAAATCTAACCAGCTACAGATAACGGAGTTGGTTATTTGTTTTTCTTGCCGCAATCCAACTGTGCTGCTTCAGAGACAGTCGCATCTTTTTCCTCTTCAGTGATAAGCCCCTGTTCAACAAAGTCTTCCGCAGCCTTAGACGTGCAGGAAACAAACTTGCCATGATTTTTCCATGCATTGGTTGTTTCTCTTGGCCCTTCACAGGAACAAAGCTGATCAATAGAGCAACCGTCTGAATCTACTATAAAATCAAATTCTGTGTCGGGACAGAGATCATCATCGTCAAGCACGCCGTCATAATCAGCGTCCTGCGCTCCTGCTTCAATCTGATAAATTGTGCTAACCGAATTTCTTGAGAGCCAAAGATCCCCATCATGCCATGCAAGATCCCCTTCCCCGTTCCCCGGAGCGGGAAATGAAAGCAAGACAGTTCCATCAACTGGATCAAGTTTATATACCTGATCGACAGCATTATCGAAATGCCATAGATAAGTGCCATCCCAAGCTAATCCTTGAGGTTCCGAGGCCGGTGACGGGAAAGAATGAACTATAGTTCCATCAGTAGTTAGCTGATAGATCATATCAAAATCGGAGTCGGCTAACCAAAGATACTGTCCGTCCCAGGTAAGACCTTCTTGACCTGCTTCATCTGTGTTCAAATTTGGTCCTTGAAAAGAAGATATTATATTTCCATCAATATCAATTTGGCTTACTAACCCGGTATGATGAGATACTACCCAGAAGTAATTACCATCCCAAGCGGCACCCATCACATCGGTAATTGAATTAATTGTTATATTTCTCATTATGGTGCCATTTTCTATATCTAGCTGACGAAGACTAAACGGGGAATATCCTCCGTGATCCACAGCCCAAAGATAGCCATTTACCCAAGTAAGACCAACAACATTCCAACCAGCTGAGACGTTAAACGAGGAAATAATATCGCCAGTTTCAGCACTTGCCCGACTTTGAAAAAGAGAAGTGGACAACAATACGAATGAAGCAATCAAGGTGTTACGAATTAATTCTTTCATTTTCTCTCCCAAGATTATTATCTTCCATATTTATCGACAAAAAATGCGTAATAAGCATTACGCTATCATTAATTTGTAAGCACATAAAGAAAAAAAATTCCGCCATAAAAAAAATACCTATGCAGGTATCACAAGACAAAATAAGACCGCGCGGTGATGCGGGGGACAGGGCGGGGGTGCAGCAGATACTGTCACCAACCAGATATAAAAAAAAGGGCGAACCCGAAGGTCGCCCTTTTCTCATACTCTGTACCGAGTAATCGTCATCAGTCGCTCATTTTTACCCGAAAATCACCTCAAAACCTCAACCTTAATAGCACAAAGCTTATACTCCGGTGTGCGGGAAAGCCGATCCAGAGCATCCAAAGTCAGCAGGTTGACCGGGGTCTCGGCATAGTTATAGGTAGTGAAGATCGTACCGGGCTGGCTGCGCTCGGTGATCTCCGCCTTGATGGTGACCTCACCGCGTCGGGAGGTAAGTTTCAGCATATCGCCCGACTTGATGCCCAACCGCTCGGCATCAATCGGGCTCACCTCTGCCAGGGCCTCCGGGGCAATATCATCAATTTCCCGAGTTTTTCCGGTCATGCTGCTGAAGTTATAGCGGGCATAATGGCGGCCTGTGGTAAAGAGCATGGGATATTCCTCATCCACCGGCTCCTTGGGTGCCATGTACTCTTCCGGCACAAACAGCCCCTTGCCTCGGGTAAAGGACTCCGTGTGAAGCACCGGAGTGCCCGGATGATCCGTATGGGGTACAGGCCATTGCAGACCAACCTCTTCGATACGACCATAGCTCATCCCGTGATACTGGGGCAGCAACTCACAGATCTCCTCAAAGATATCCTCTGGCTTGGTATAGCCCATAGCATAGCCCATGCGTTCGGATAGCTCAGTAAAAATTAACCAATCCGGCTTAGCCTGACCCGGCGGATTAATAGCCTTACGGACCCGTTGTACCCTACGCTCTGAGGAGGTAAAGGTACCGTCTTTTTCTGCAAAGCTGGCTGCAGGCAAGACGACATCTGCTTCCTTGGCCGTATCGGTGAGGAAGAGATCCTGGACAATAAGGAATTCCAGATGATCAAGGGCCTTATGGACATGGCCGATATTGGCATCGGCAATGGCTGGATCTTCGCCAAATACATACAGAGCCCGGATCTCATCCTTGAGGATATTATCCCAGATCTCTGTGGCAGGCTTGCCAGGTTTTCGGGGCATTTTCACGCCCCAGCGTTTTTCGTATTTATCAAGGAGCTCATCATTGGTCAAAGCACCATAGCCGGGCAGGGTATTGAACAGGGCTCCCATATCACAGGCTCCCTGGACATTATTCTGTCCGCGCAGGGGATTACAGCCACCGCCTTCCACGCCGACCTTACCACAGAGCATGGCCATATTGGCAATGGATTTCACTCGATCTGTACCGGTGTGGTAATGGGTGATACCCATACCGTGATAAAAGGCATTGCGTCCTGGTGCCGCATACATCCGTGCGGCCTGTTCCATTTCAGCAACAGTCAGGCCGGTGATCTCAGCAACGCGCTCCGGAGTATAGTTTTTAACAACGGCAGCGAGCTGATCGAAGTTTTCAGTGCGCTCTTCCACAAATTTTTCATCCCAGAGACCGTCCCGAAGGATAATATGCATCAGGCCGTTGAGCAGGGCAACGTCTGTGCCCGGCTGAATCCGCAACCAGAGGTCGGCCCGTTCTGCCAACTTGGTCTTGCGCGGATCAACTACAACCAGTTTTGCATTCCCCTTATCCAGGGTCTGGTGAATACGCAGACCTATTGTCGGATGACTGGTATCTGGATTGGAACCGATCATAAAAAAGAGATCAGTCTTATCATTGATAACATCGGCAATGGAGTTCGTCATTGCACCGGAACCGAAAGTGATGGCCAGACTGGCCACCGTGGGTGCGTGTCAGAGCCGGGCACAGTGATCGATATTATTGGTCCCGATCACCGTGCGCATGAATTTCTGCATGAGAAAATTTTCTTCATTGGTGGCCCTGGCGCAGGAAAATCCGGCAACGGAATCTGCCCCGAACTCCTCCTTGACCTTCCCTAAGCGGTCCGCAATAACATCATAGGTTTCATCCCAGCTCGCCTCAACCAGCTTGCCGTCACGACGAATCAGAGGAGTGGTTAACCGTTCCTTGTCCTGAGCAAAATTAAAGGCAAAACGTCCTTTGACGCAGAGTGCCCCATAGTTAGGGGCCAAATGGGACTCAGAAGTAGCCTCCATGATGGTATTACCCTTCACCTTGAGCTGCATCTGACAGCCAGCCCCGCAGTAGGGACAGGTGGTGCGCACCTTCTTGGTATCCTCGGTGAGGATCGGTGACAGGATATCCTTTTTATTGATGGTGCCGGTGGAACAGTGGTCAGCGCAATTACCGCAATTGACACAGTTCTCGTTAAAACGGAGGGTGATGTTGCTTGGTCTGCCCTGCTCGTCCACGGATGCGCTCAGCTCCAGGGCATTGTATTCACAGGCATTGACGCAACGTTGGCAATATACGCATTTATTCAGATCCACATCCAGCATGGGATGCGATTGATCCAGGCTATAGGCAGGTGCTGTACCCATGCCGGTCTTGTTCAGGTTGATGTCATTATCAACACAGAGCTGCTTAAAATCACATTCGTCGTAGGCCATGCAGCCGCATTCCAGGCAACGGTCTGCCTCTCGTTTGGCAGCAGCCTCATCAAAACCCAAGCGGACTTCTTCGTTATCTTGGAGTACTTGTTCGGGAATGCGATCCGGCATGGGGGTACGATCCTGCTTGTCAAAACGTTCCAGTACCTTGATATCATCGGCAGCTTTACCCCGTGAAAAGTTAAAGCGACTTTCTGCCGGGGCAGGTTCAAGCCCCATAACATCTGTATGGATGTTTTCTGCTGCCTTCCGCCCTGAGCTGACCACCTGAATTAGGGGGCGGGAACCATTAGCGGCCTCGCCTGCGGCATAGACCTTGTCCAGGTTGGTCATGGCAGTCTTGGCATTGGCTTTGATCAGGTTCTTCGGACTCAAATCCACATCTGCTATTGGCGTTTCACCGCTGTGGCAGACCATTTGCCCCTGAGCAGAAATGACCGTATCTACCAAGAGGACTTCAAAGGTGTCAGGGACAGGCTGGAGCTTTTGTTTCCCTTTTTTATCTGGCTCACTCAGCTCCAGTTTATTCATGACCAGTTCCAAGCCGGAGCCCACTTGCCGAACCTCGCAAGGATCAACCTGAAAGAGGAAACGTGCTCCTTCTTTTTCTGCCTCGCTAATCGCTACCGGATTTGCACCAATTCCAGAGACATCCTTTTTGGCGTTAACGATAGAGACTTCCTGGTACCCCAGGCGGAGCAGGGAACGGGCAGTTTCCATAGCAACGTTATTGCCACCAATAACTGCTGCTGTTTTTCCTTGCGCAAAGGTAGCTGTATCACCTGTATTATACTTTCTGAGAAAATCCAGAGCAGGAAGGACACCAGGTAAATCAGCTCCGGGAAGCTCCAGGGGCTGATCAACGCCAGCACCAACCGTGAGCAGGATTCCATCATATTGGTCCTTCAGTTCCTCCAGAGTTATCTCCTGGCCCAGCCGCTGCTCACATTTAACCTCAATGCCTAGCTTGAGGATGGTGTCTATTTCGTAATCCAGAACCTTCTTGGGAATTTTGAATTCAGGAACGGCATAGCGCAGTAGCCCCCCTAATTTTTCTTCGGCCTCATAGAGAGTTACAGAATGACCACTTTTGGCCAGATAATAGGCCCCTGTCAAACCAGCAGGACCACCACCAATAACAGCGATTTTTTTACCAGTGGCAGGTTGCTTCTCAATATTGAGGTCTACCTGATGTTTCATGCACCAATCTGCGACAAAACGCTTCAGGTTGTTGATAGCAAGAGGTTCATCCAGCAGAGCCCGACGACAACGACTTTCACAAAAACGTCGGCAAAGGCGTCCTACTGAAAAGGGGAGAGGATTTTTCTCCATGACCAAACGAACAGCCTCGGCATATTGTCCCTTCGCCACATGAGCAATATAGCCCTGGACATTAATTTGGCCCGGGCAGGTCATGCTACATGGGGCTTTGCAATCGCCAAAATGGGTAGAGGCTAAAGCGGCAATGCGTTCTTGGCGATGCGTCTTGATTGCATCACTCTCGGTGATAATCTGCATCCCTTCCTCAGCTAAGGTTGAGCAGGATTTTATAAGGCCCTCCCGTCCCTTGCAGGCAACAACGCAGACTTCGCAATGGGACTCCAGAGATGTCTTTTCAGGGAGATGGCAAAGAGTCGGAATAGAGATTCCGGCTTGGCGGGCGGCTTCCAGCACGGTTGCCCCCTGTTCGACCGAAACCTGAACGGCATCAACGGACAGGCTGATTTTTTTCATACGGTGATGTCCTCAGCGGTAACTTTTTTGGGGAATGACAATATCTTTCTGGCTCAATAAATAACATTAAACAGATATGTCGTACAGCGAGAACATGATAACAATATTGAAAAAAGATGTCAATCTTACAAAGATGTGAGATTGAAATTATATGAATAATTATTATGATAGATAAGTTTTTTTTCTTACCTTACTGGAAAAAATAACAAGAAAGTGCAAAGTGATCAATTCAGACTTGTCCTCTCTGCAACATGATATGCTGGAGAACTCTCTGAAGTTCTGTCTCCATCCTGGCAAGCAGTTCTGCTTCAGTATCCTTATGAACGCTTGTAGCCTTTGCGAGACGATGTTCCAATTCTTCTGACTGTTTATTGAGTTTGCTCGCACCAATAGCTCCGGCAGCTGATTTTAGGTTATGAGCCTGACGGTGAGCCTCTTCACGATCTTCTTTCGCAAGAGCTTGATAAATACGTTGAACAGTTTCTCCGTGGGTATCAATAAAGGCCTTGAGGATAATTGGATTCTTGAGCAAGGCGGTTGCGCTGTGTTCCAACTCAACCCGGGCTGAAGCAGCATGTAAGGTGGTTTTTCGTGATTTCCGAGAGCGGGTTGGTGATGAATTAGACGGGTGAGGTTGAACCTTTTTCGTTTGACGTATTTTTTTGGGGATCTGTTTTTGTTTTGTTTTCTGAGCCGGTCTCTCAAGCTCTACAGGCTTTTCTCTGTGTGTTACTTCAGGTAGCCAGTATTCCAGGGTTTGAAAAAAGGTTTGTGGGTCAATGGGCTTGCTGACAACATCATTCATTCCACTGCCAAGGCAGTTCTGGCGGGTTGAACCAGTGGCGTCAGCAGTCAAGGCTATGATCGGTAGGTCTGCGCACTCAGGTATGTCATGGATAGCCATGCCCGCTTCAAAGCCATCCATGCGGGGCATATTCAGATCCATCAGCACCAAATCATAGTGTTTCGCTTGAACCATTTCCACGGCCTCAAGGCCGTCCTCTGCGCTTTCTACGGTAAGGCCAGCCAGATTCATAAGCTCTTCTGCAACCAGACGGTTAAAGGGATTATCATCCACCAGGAGAATGCGCTCTCCCGTAAAACGTTTTGGTAAGGCCCTCCCATCCTCTGAGATACTCATAGCCTTCCCACCCTCTTCATCCGGCACAGAATGCAAAGGAAGAACCACCTGAAAAATACTGCCTTGATAGAGCTTACATTCTGCCTGGATACTTCCCCCCATAACTTCTGCCAATTGGCGGGCAATACTGAGTCCCAAGCCTGTGCCCCCTCGCCGCAAAGAAGTGCCACCTACCTGCTGAAAAGGAGTAAAGAGCGTTTCCAGCTTGTCTTCGCGAATCCCTATGCCGGTGTCGGATACCCGGAACAGAAGCCATTCCTCATGGTCTCGGTAGAGTTCAACGCTAATTTTGACCCGTCCACTTTCTGTGAATTTAATGGCATTGCTTACTAGATTGATCAGGATTTGCCCAACCCGCTGCTGGTCCCCGTACCAGTATTCCGGCATGTCGTTTTCCATGATCAGCTGAAACTCAAGGCCCTTCATCTGGGCGCTGATTTTATAGGGTTCAAGCTTGTCCAGTAGATCAAAGAGGCGGAATACGCCAAGATTGAGTTCCATCTTGCCAGCCTCAACCTTGGCCGAGTCAAGAAGGTCATTGGTTAAATCCAAGAGAGATTCCGAGGAGCGCCGCACGATCTCTAACCACTGTTTTCTTCGACTGTCAAGTGGGGCTGGGATGTCAGCTCCCAGGCAAAGTTTGGTGAGGTTGATAATGGCATTCATTGGGGTGCGAATCTCGTGACTGATCGCGGCAACAAAGGAACTTTTTGCTTCGCTTGCTGCCTCTGCATCCCGGGCAGCTATTCTGAGGCGTTGTTCCCGCTGTTGAATTTGCTCAAGAAAATAGTTGATACCAGCAGCCAAAGAGGTGAGTTCGTCATCACCCTCCTCTTTGATATGAGGTTTTTCTTTCGTATTATCGAGATTGTAAGTTATAAGATCATGGCGAATGGAAAGGATGCGGGAGATGACAGAACGACGGACAAAGATATAAATCCCTGTCAGTGATGCCAACACCATGAGAGCCAGCAATGAGAGGTACAAATGAAATTTTCTTAACCCCTGCGCTGTTCTTTTTTCCTCGCCCAAGGTTGATTTTTCAGCCTCCGTATGCATCTGGTGTGATGAAGCCAGCAGAACCGCAGCATAGCTCCGCCCTTTAAAGAGACACTCATCAATACGCGTCTGGAGTTGTACTTTTGCAGAGCAAAAAGTGCAGAGGCTG contains:
- a CDS encoding response regulator, whose protein sequence is MRCGISQRILFGLTLVAAFLGGGILFILIRFSTFHDRFDKITEEMPALILSTELEQEARVLVSHTQDILMSRENYLFEDVRELIKQSVERMSEITSKINSGKDADEHLQMLASQYRQVADNQLELVALKEEKHRIKRQQRQIHKRVAALLKELAEEHLTLQQQVTASEFAALNAWYVPTYNTLSLLLASYTSRYQEHIEAYSSELKQNIDLAQNALQRFSAELQEKLKKYQQEIETYAIGENSLCTFCSAKVQLQTRIDECLFKGRSYAAVLLASSHQMHTEAEKSTLGEEKRTAQGLRKFHLYLSLLALMVLASLTGIYIFVRRSVISRILSIRHDLITYNLDNTKEKPHIKEEGDDELTSLAAGINYFLEQIQQREQRLRIAARDAEAASEAKSSFVAAISHEIRTPMNAIINLTKLCLGADIPAPLDSRRKQWLEIVRRSSESLLDLTNDLLDSAKVEAGKMELNLGVFRLFDLLDKLEPYKISAQMKGLEFQLIMENDMPEYWYGDQQRVGQILINLVSNAIKFTESGRVKISVELYRDHEEWLLFRVSDTGIGIREDKLETLFTPFQQVGGTSLRRGGTGLGLSIARQLAEVMGGSIQAECKLYQGSIFQVVLPLHSVPDEEGGKAMSISEDGRALPKRFTGERILLVDDNPFNRLVAEELMNLAGLTVESAEDGLEAVEMVQAKHYDLVLMDLNMPRMDGFEAGMAIHDIPECADLPIIALTADATGSTRQNCLGSGMNDVVSKPIDPQTFFQTLEYWLPEVTHREKPVELERPAQKTKQKQIPKKIRQTKKVQPHPSNSSPTRSRKSRKTTLHAASARVELEHSATALLKNPIILKAFIDTHGETVQRIYQALAKEDREEAHRQAHNLKSAAGAIGASKLNKQSEELEHRLAKATSVHKDTEAELLARMETELQRVLQHIMLQRGQV
- the fdhF gene encoding formate dehydrogenase subunit alpha, with the translated sequence MGLEPAPAESRFNFSRGKAADDIKVLERFDKQDRTPMPDRIPEQVLQDNEEVRLGFDEAAAKREADRCLECGCMAYDECDFKQLCVDNDINLNKTGMGTAPAYSLDQSHPMLDVDLNKCVYCQRCVNACEYNALELSASVDEQGRPSNITLRFNENCVNCGNCADHCSTGTINKKDILSPILTEDTKKVRTTCPYCGAGCQMQLKVKGNTIMEATSESHLAPNYGALCVKGRFAFNFAQDKERLTTPLIRRDGKLVEASWDETYDVIADRLGKVKEEFGADSVAGFSCARATNEENFLMQKFMRTVIGTNNIDHCARLUHAPTVASLAITFGSGAMTNSIADVINDKTDLFFMIGSNPDTSHPTIGLRIHQTLDKGNAKLVVVDPRKTKLAERADLWLRIQPGTDVALLNGLMHIILRDGLWDEKFVEERTENFDQLAAVVKNYTPERVAEITGLTVAEMEQAARMYAAPGRNAFYHGMGITHYHTGTDRVKSIANMAMLCGKVGVEGGGCNPLRGQNNVQGACDMGALFNTLPGYGALTNDELLDKYEKRWGVKMPRKPGKPATEIWDNILKDEIRALYVFGEDPAIADANIGHVHKALDHLEFLIVQDLFLTDTAKEADVVLPAASFAEKDGTFTSSERRVQRVRKAINPPGQAKPDWLIFTELSERMGYAMGYTKPEDIFEEICELLPQYHGMSYGRIEEVGLQWPVPHTDHPGTPVLHTESFTRGKGLFVPEEYMAPKEPVDEEYPMLFTTGRHYARYNFSSMTGKTREIDDIAPEALAEVSPIDAERLGIKSGDMLKLTSRRGEVTIKAEITERSQPGTIFTTYNYAETPVNLLTLDALDRLSRTPEYKLCAIKVEVLR